TCGGTGTGACCGGCGTGGCAAAGCTGATGCGCTTCGTCCCGCGCTCTGTCATGGTGGGCTTCGTCAACGCCCTGGCGATCCTGATCTTCCTGTCGCAGCTCCCCGAGCTCATCGACGTCCCCTGGCTGGTCTACCCGATGGTCGCCGTCGGGCTTCTCATCGTCTTCGGCCTGCCCCGCCTCACCGGAGCTGTGCCCGCACCCCTGGTGGCCATCGTCGTCCTGACCGTCTTCGCGGTCCTCGCCAACGTGCTCGTGCCCACCGTGGGTGACAAGGGCGAACTGCCCGAGAGCCTGCCGTCCCTGTTCTTCCCGGATGTCCCGCTGAACCTCGAGACCTTCCGGATCATCGCCCCGTTCGCCCTGGCGCTGGCCGCCGTGGGCCTCCTCGAGTCCCTCATGACCGCGAAACTCGTCGACGACATCACGGACACCCGCTCGAACAAGACCCGCGAGTCCTGGGGCCAGGGAGCGGCGAACATCATCACCGGCCTCTTCGGCGGCATGGGCGGGTGCGCGATGATCGGCCAGACCATGATCAACGTGAAGGCCTCCGGGGCCCGGACCAGGATCTCCACGTTCCTCGCCGGGATCTTCCTGCTCGTCCTCGTCGTCGCCCTGGGCGACATCGTCGCCCTGATCCCCATGGCGGCCCTCGTCGCGGTGATGATCTTCGTGTCCATCGCGACCTTCGACTGGCACAGCATCCAGCCCGCCACCCTCAAGCGCATGCCCAAGAGCGAGACCACCGTCATGCTCGCCACGGTGATCGTCACCGTGTGGACCCACAACCTCGCCATCGGCGTCGGCGTCGGGGTGCTCGTCGCGATGATCGCCTTCGCCCGCCGGGTCGCGCACTTCGTCACCGTCGAACGGACCGAGGACTCCATCGACGGGGAGCGGCACGTGACCTACACGGTCGACGGCGAGCTGTTCTTCGCGTCCTCCAACGACCTCTACACCCAGTTCGAGTACGCCACCGACCCGCACCTGGTCACCATCGACCTCCACGGCTCCCATCTGTGGGACGCCTCGACCATCGCAGCCCTGGACGCGGTCACCGAGAAGTACCGCACCCACGGCGCCGACGTGACCATCGTGGGCCTGAACGAGGCATCCACGCGGATGCGTGCACGCCTCGGCGGGACCCTCGGCGCCGGCCACTGACCGGAGCCCCCGCCTCCACGCCGCGCAACCTCCGCTCCCGGACCATCGAAGCCCGGGAACCGACCGCCGCCGTCGCGCCCCGGTACGGCCGGGGTACATTGAGCCATGGCCAGCGAAGCGATGATCCTCGACGTCGAATCACCGGACGGGCCCCGGTCCGTCCGCCTGTCCAGTCCGTCCCGCGTGCTCTGGCCGCAGGCGGGCCTGACGAAGCTCGACCTCGCCCGGTACCTCGTCGAGGTCGCCCCGGCCTTCCTCGCCGCCAACGGCGACCGGCCGGTGTCCCTGCAGCGGTTCGGCGGCGATGTGGACGGCGAGCACTTCTTCAGCAAGAACCCGCCGAAGGGCGCCCCCGACTACGTGCGCAGCGTGACGGTCACCTATCCGAGCGGCCGCGCGCACCCCCAGCTGGTGCTGGACGAGGCCGCCGCGGCGGTCTGGGCGATCCAGATGAACACGGTCGTCTTCCACCCCTGGGCGTCCCGCGCCGGCGCCCCCGACCTCCCCGACGAGCTGCGGATCGACCTCGACCCGCAGCCCGGCACCACCTTCGCGGACGTCGTCGCGGCCGCCCACGAACTCCGCTCCGTGCTCGACGAGGCCGGGCTCACGTCCTTCGTGAAGACCTCCGGCAACCGCGGCCTGCACGTCTTCGCGCCCATCGCGCCGGTCCACGAGTTCCTCGAGGTCCGCCGGGCCGTCATCGCCGCCGCCCGCGAGCTCGAACGCAGGATGCCGGACCGCGTGACGACGGCGTGGTGGAAGGAGGAGCGCGGCGCCCGCATCTTCGTGGACTACAACCAGGCGAACCGCGACCGCACCATGGCCGGCGCGTACAGCCCGAGAGCCCTGCCGCACGCTCCCGTGTCCTGCCCCCTCAGCTGGGACGAGCTGGACGGCGCCGACCCGGCAGCCTTCACGATCACGACCGTACCGGAGCGGCTGCGCACCGTTGGCGATCCGTGGGAGCACCTCCACGCCGAGCCGGGCACCATCGACGTGCTGCGCGGATGGTGGGACCGCGACGTCGAGAACGGACTCGGGGAGCTGCCCTTCCCCCCGGACTTCCCGAAGATGCCCGGCGAGCCGATGAGGGTCCAGCCGAGCCGCGCACGCAACCGCACCTGACCCCTGCTGTCCTCCCTGCTGTCCGCCCTGCTGTCAACGATCCGGCCCGTCCGGACCCGCCCTGCCGGCTGCCGTCCTGCGCTGGTAGACAGGAAGTGACCGTAGCCGCGCCCGGTGCCGAGCCGGGCCTGACTCCGCCGACCTCCGTGGCCGGCCGCTGGGAGACCCATGAAGAAGACCGTGCTGTCAGCCACCGTCCTGCTGCTCCTCCTGACGGGCTGCGGCGGGAATCCCGCCACGGGCCCCGAACCCGCCGGGCCCACGCCGAACCCCGCCGAGACCGGCACCGAGCAGGCCCAGGCGCCGTCCGGTGCCCCGTCCGTCGAGGGGCTCGATGACGCCGCCAGTGGCACCTTCGCCTTCATGATCGACGAGGCCAAGGGCGAGATCATCCTGCCCGCGGAGGCACCCGAGGACGTGGAGGGCCTGCGCACCCGCCTGGGCGAGGACGCGGTGACCTACGCGCTCGTCACGGTGCAGAACCCGGAGGGCGGCACGACGCTCGATATCGAGACCATCACCGTGTCGACACCGGAGGGCCAGGACCTGGAGCTCCGGCCGGCCTCGACCACGATCGAGGAGTGGGGTGCCGCGGCGAACGGTGGCGGGTCCTCACCCGAGGTCGTGGGGCTCGTCGAGCAGTACAGCGGGGGAGCCCTCCCGGGCGACACCAGCGAGCTGCTGATGATCGGCTCGTTCCCCGAGGTACCGGACACGGTGCAGACCGTGATGGTGCAGCCGACGGGCGGCGGCGAGCCGGTGGAAGCGACGGTCCGGCCCGAGTCGTAGGCCCACTCCGGCCGCTGGCAGCGTGTGCCCCGGAGTAAACTTGTGCTCATGCAGCCCACCGAGCACACCCGCACCGCGGTCGTCATCGAGGACGACGACGACGTCCGCGATCTGCTGCACACCGTGCTCACCGGGACGGGGTTCCGGGTGCACACGGCGCCTGCGGGACTCGCTGGTGTGGAGATGGTGCGGCGCCTGATGCCGGACGTCGTCACCCTCGACGTGGGCCTGCCGGACATCGACGGCTTCGAGGTCGCCGAGCGGATCCGACGCTTCTCCACCACGTTCATCGTCATGCTGACCGCGCGGGCGGATCCGTCCGACGAGCAGCGCGGATTCGATGCCGGCGCCGACCGCTACCTGCGCAAGCCCTTCCGGCCGGCGGAGCTGCGCCGGCACATCCAGGAGGGCACGACGCCGGCGGAGGCCTGAGCCGCGCCGGCACATCCAGGAGGGCACGACGCCGGCGGAGGCCTGAGCCGCGCTGCTCGACCCGTGCTGGTCCGGTTCTGGTTCGGTGCTGCTGGTGCAGACCTGATGCAGAACGAGCGGCCGGTCCGGTGCTGGTCCAGGCCTGGCGCAGACCTGGTGCAGGTCTTGTTCAGTGCGAGTGGGCGCCGGCGCTGGTCTCCAGGTCGGGCGCGACGACGGCGTCGGACGCCAGGCCCGTGACCAGCGCGTAGACACCCTTGTGCAGGTAGTCCACCGCCTTCTCACCGAAGGGCCAGCGGCGCGGTGCGGCTCCCGCTCCGGTCGCGTTCTCGAGCGTCTGGTCGAACGCGAGCCGCACCACCGCGTGGGCCGCGGTGGCGGCGGGGCCCCTGATGCCCGTCACGGACCAGACGCCGCGGAGCGCACCGAGCGTGGCGCCCGTCAGCCAGTGCATCGCATGGTTCCAGGCCGGGTACACGGCGGTGTTGCTGGTGGGCCGGCGGGCCAGCGTGCGCAGCGTCCGCCCGGGGATGTGCGAGTCGGGGCGGTGCGTGAGGCGCTGCTCCACGAGCTCGCCCGCGGTCATGGCCGCCGTCCCGAGGAGACCGGCCGCCGCGCCGCGCAGCGCTGCCCGCAGGAGCGCCGGACCGCGCCCGCCCACTAGTCGTCTTCCCCGTGGGCGTCGTCGT
This genomic interval from Arthrobacter agilis contains the following:
- a CDS encoding SulP family inorganic anion transporter, producing the protein MPAAAPAPTATDPTPAERQSVARTLRNPRLLKTEVLAGLVVALALIPEAIAFSIIAGVDPRLGLFASFTMAVSIAFLGGRPAMISAATGAVALVIAPLVASHGLDYFIAAVILGGIFQVVLGVTGVAKLMRFVPRSVMVGFVNALAILIFLSQLPELIDVPWLVYPMVAVGLLIVFGLPRLTGAVPAPLVAIVVLTVFAVLANVLVPTVGDKGELPESLPSLFFPDVPLNLETFRIIAPFALALAAVGLLESLMTAKLVDDITDTRSNKTRESWGQGAANIITGLFGGMGGCAMIGQTMINVKASGARTRISTFLAGIFLLVLVVALGDIVALIPMAALVAVMIFVSIATFDWHSIQPATLKRMPKSETTVMLATVIVTVWTHNLAIGVGVGVLVAMIAFARRVAHFVTVERTEDSIDGERHVTYTVDGELFFASSNDLYTQFEYATDPHLVTIDLHGSHLWDASTIAALDAVTEKYRTHGADVTIVGLNEASTRMRARLGGTLGAGH
- the ligD gene encoding non-homologous end-joining DNA ligase, with protein sequence MASEAMILDVESPDGPRSVRLSSPSRVLWPQAGLTKLDLARYLVEVAPAFLAANGDRPVSLQRFGGDVDGEHFFSKNPPKGAPDYVRSVTVTYPSGRAHPQLVLDEAAAAVWAIQMNTVVFHPWASRAGAPDLPDELRIDLDPQPGTTFADVVAAAHELRSVLDEAGLTSFVKTSGNRGLHVFAPIAPVHEFLEVRRAVIAAARELERRMPDRVTTAWWKEERGARIFVDYNQANRDRTMAGAYSPRALPHAPVSCPLSWDELDGADPAAFTITTVPERLRTVGDPWEHLHAEPGTIDVLRGWWDRDVENGLGELPFPPDFPKMPGEPMRVQPSRARNRT
- a CDS encoding response regulator transcription factor, with product MQPTEHTRTAVVIEDDDDVRDLLHTVLTGTGFRVHTAPAGLAGVEMVRRLMPDVVTLDVGLPDIDGFEVAERIRRFSTTFIVMLTARADPSDEQRGFDAGADRYLRKPFRPAELRRHIQEGTTPAEA